In one Gammaproteobacteria bacterium genomic region, the following are encoded:
- a CDS encoding 4a-hydroxytetrahydrobiopterin dehydratase, which yields MQPLHEQQCQHDESSRQPLSAEERDALLAQLPEWEVVNGGKGIRRTFVFKNYYHTMSFVNAVAWIANKEAHHPDLEVSYNRCVVTYTTHDMDALGRNDLICAAKIDQLLNVGQFG from the coding sequence ATGCAGCCCTTACATGAACAACAATGCCAACACGATGAATCAAGCCGTCAGCCGTTGTCTGCAGAAGAGCGAGATGCATTACTCGCTCAGTTGCCGGAATGGGAAGTTGTCAATGGCGGCAAAGGCATTCGGCGGACATTTGTGTTCAAGAATTACTATCACACGATGAGCTTTGTCAACGCGGTCGCTTGGATTGCCAACAAAGAAGCCCATCACCCTGATCTTGAGGTCTCGTATAATCGCTGCGTTGTGACCTACACGACACATGACATGGATGCGCTCGGTCGTAACGACCTGATATGTGCGGCAAAAATCGATCAATTGCTCAATGTTGGCCAATTTGG